AATAATGATGCTTGTTATCCAGCAATCATCTCGATTGGTCAGATCATTGAGGCACTAAAAAGTGGCGATTATGATTTAAATTACATAGGTGTTATGATGACTCAAACAGGCGGCGGTTGTCGGGCAACAAATTATATTCCTTTACTTCGAAAAGCTTTAAATGATGCTGGTTTTTCACAAGTACCAATTATTTCTATTTCAATGGGAAATAAGGGTGTTGAAAAAAATGCTGGTTTTAAATTTACGCTTCCACTAATAAAACGGGTAGCTATTGCATTTTTATATGGGGACTTATTTGAACGAATGGTTTACCGAACACGACCTTATGAGGCAATTAAAGGATCTGTTGATGCATTGCATCAAACTTGGTTAAAAAAAGTTGAAAAAAACGTTCGGAACGGTTCATTAACACAATTTAATAGAAATGCACAAAACATTATTAATGACTTTGATAAAATTGAACTAAGGAATATTCAAAAACCACGTGTTGGTATTGTTGGTGAAATTCTTGTTAAATATTCACCAATTGCGAATAATAATATTGTTAGATTGCTAGAAAAAGAGGGAGCAGAAGTAATTGTTCCAGATATCATTGGTTTTATGAATTATTCTCTTTATAATCAAATATTTAAATACCAAAACCTAGGTATGACAAAAAAAAGTAAAAATATCGCTCAATTAATGCTTCGGATCATTCATTTAATTGAAAAACCAATGGATAAAGCATTACGAGCTTCTAAACGCTTTGAAGGAATTCATTCAATTAATGAATTGGAAGAAGATGCTAGTAAAATAGTATCGATTGGGAATCATACAGGTGAAGGCTGGTTTTTAACAGGTGAAATGATTGAATTGTTAAAGATGGATATTACCAATATTATTTGTTTGCAGCCATTTGGTTGTTTGCCAAATCATATCGTTGGTAAAGGAGTTCTGAAAGAATTGAAACGACAATATCCTAAAGCGAATGTTACTGCAATTGATTACGATCCAGGAACTTCAATAGTTAATCAGTTGAATCGAATTCGCTTAATGATGGCAACAGCAAATAAAATGATGAAGAAAAAAGAAACATCAGAAATATCAATGAAAGAATTAAATGCCAATACAAGTACTTATGAATTAGAAAATGAAATCAAGTAATAAATGAGATAAAAAATGCTAGAGAGTTTGAAAACTCTCTAGCATTTTTTTGATTGTTATATCATCTCTAATAAAAATAAAAAAATGCTTTTAGTGAAATGAAAATCATTAAAATTCATTCAAATGAATGGTAGTTCAAACGAATGATTGTTCAGCTAGCTATTTTGTCATCAAAAATAAATTGGAATAATGTAACTAGCAATTCATAAATTTTATTCGTTGCCTAGTTATTTTGTAATATTAATATAAAAGAAGAAATAATGTACCATTTGCTGTTGTTCTGTTGGTGTATACCAGTTATAATAAAAAGGAAAGATAAAAAGGGAGGTTATCAAATGTCTTTAAATGTACCAATTTATATTCAAATACATGATAAAATCAAGGAAGATATTGAAAAAGGTGTTTGGTCAATTGGAGATCGTCTTCCTTCGGAGCGAAAGCTAGCTCTATCATTTAACGTTAGTCGTATGACATTAAGACAGGCTATTCAAACGTTATCTGATGAAGGAATTTTAGAGAGAAAAATCGGATCAGGTACCTATATAGCTAGAAAAAAAGTGCAGGAAAAGATGACTGGCACAACAAGCTTTACAGACATTATGTTGGAACAGAACCGAATTCCATCCAGTAAAACCATTTCCTACTTTGTTACTAATCCCAGCTCTAGCGAGTTAGAAAAATTAAATTTAAATGAAGAGACCTCCATTTTAAGAATGGAACGAATTCGATATGCTGATGAAATTCCTATTTGTTTTGAGGTCGCTAGTATTCCTTATTTTTTGGTAGAAGGATACAGTAAATCAGAAATTACTCAATCATTGTATAAAACACTTGAAGAAAAAGGGAAAAATAAAATTGGGCATGCAAATCAAACGATTTCGGCCATGCTGGCATCTGAACAGATTGCTGATTATTTAGAAATTAAACGTGGTGAGGCTGTCTTACGACTCCGTCAGATCTCTTACTTTGAAAATGGCAAACCATTTGAATACGTAAGAACACAGTACGTAGGTAATCGATTTGAATTTTATTTAGAAAAATAACTAGTGACTAACCTGTATATTAAGAATTAATAGAAAGCAATCATTTGTTAATTTTCTTATAGCT
The genomic region above belongs to Melissococcus plutonius ATCC 35311 and contains:
- a CDS encoding GntR family transcriptional regulator, which codes for MSLNVPIYIQIHDKIKEDIEKGVWSIGDRLPSERKLALSFNVSRMTLRQAIQTLSDEGILERKIGSGTYIARKKVQEKMTGTTSFTDIMLEQNRIPSSKTISYFVTNPSSSELEKLNLNEETSILRMERIRYADEIPICFEVASIPYFLVEGYSKSEITQSLYKTLEEKGKNKIGHANQTISAMLASEQIADYLEIKRGEAVLRLRQISYFENGKPFEYVRTQYVGNRFEFYLEK